A genomic segment from Patescibacteria group bacterium encodes:
- the atpC gene encoding ATP synthase F1 subunit epsilon — translation MLARLISPEGVLLDSEVYELVVPTVEGDVSIMPGHTSLVISLRPGVVHVTARKDSDEHDHFAVGGGLLRVDGDTVEVSAETAEHVDSIDEHRAHQALAEAKAALETHKEESDIRATHHLVERNLARLHAVKLRHHRRR, via the coding sequence GTGCTAGCCCGCTTGATTTCACCCGAAGGAGTTTTGCTCGATAGCGAGGTGTATGAGTTGGTTGTGCCTACGGTTGAGGGCGATGTTTCGATCATGCCGGGCCACACCAGCTTGGTGATTTCGCTGCGCCCGGGGGTGGTTCATGTTACTGCCCGTAAAGACTCTGATGAGCATGATCATTTTGCCGTCGGCGGCGGGCTGTTGCGGGTTGACGGCGACACGGTTGAGGTTAGTGCCGAAACCGCTGAGCACGTCGATAGCATTGATGAACACCGGGCGCATCAGGCGTTGGCCGAGGCCAAGGCTGCCTTAGAGACTCATAAAGAAGAGTCGGATATTCGCGCCACTCATCACTTGGTTGAGCGCAACCTGGCCAGGCTGCATGCGGTTAAATTACGGCACCATCGCCGCCGGTAG